In Propionicimonas paludicola, a single window of DNA contains:
- a CDS encoding carbohydrate ABC transporter permease: MALSLKARNRARATLLTIGLTLGAVYAGGPAVWMLSNSLKPNGEVFDYPPRLIPETFTIEAYTRIFTSPDKLRFFLNSYVVALSVVALTLMVGILAGYALSRYNFPGKRALSSVIISIQAVPPITLLIPYFGLVVTLQLYDTYLALILTYMVATIPYSILMMTGYFNTLPRELDEAVKVDGGGSFRALWQVLVPVSVPGIIAVGTYTFMVAWNEYLFALTLTKNRDMRTVPVGIQLLMGEHSFEWSEMMAMSVLGCLPVLILFLFFQRQFIGGMADGAVKS; encoded by the coding sequence ATGGCGCTCTCACTCAAGGCCCGCAACCGCGCTCGAGCAACCCTGCTGACGATCGGACTGACCCTCGGCGCGGTCTACGCCGGCGGCCCGGCAGTCTGGATGCTGTCCAACTCGCTGAAGCCGAACGGGGAGGTCTTCGACTACCCGCCGCGGCTGATCCCCGAGACCTTCACCATCGAGGCCTACACCCGGATCTTCACCTCACCGGACAAGCTGCGCTTCTTCCTGAACAGCTACGTGGTGGCGCTGTCGGTGGTGGCGCTCACCCTGATGGTCGGGATCCTGGCCGGCTATGCGCTCAGCCGGTACAACTTCCCCGGCAAGCGGGCGCTGAGCTCGGTGATCATCTCGATCCAGGCGGTGCCGCCGATCACCTTGCTGATTCCCTACTTCGGCCTGGTGGTGACCCTGCAGCTGTACGACACCTATCTGGCGCTGATCCTCACCTACATGGTGGCGACCATCCCGTACTCGATCTTGATGATGACCGGCTACTTCAACACCTTGCCCAGGGAACTGGACGAAGCGGTGAAGGTGGACGGCGGTGGGTCGTTCCGGGCGCTGTGGCAGGTGCTCGTCCCGGTGTCGGTCCCCGGCATCATCGCGGTCGGTACCTACACCTTCATGGTGGCCTGGAACGAGTACCTGTTCGCTCTCACCCTCACCAAGAACCGCGACATGCGGACGGTGCCGGTCGGCATCCAGCTGCTGATGGGGGAGCACTCCTTCGAGTGGAGCGAAATGATGGCCATGAGCGTCCTGG